The Candidatus Methylomirabilota bacterium genome includes the window TTAGTATCAACAAGTTGGAACGGCACTAGAGCTGATCGCGGAGCGGGGCGGTCAGCAGCTCGAGAAAGCGGTCGATGATGCCGCGCCGGCTCCAGCGCCGGTACTCGAGCTTGCGCGAGTGGGCGAGGTCCTCGGCGAAGACCTGCTCGAGGCGGCGCGCCACCGCGGGACTGTAGGCCACCAGGTTCAACTCGTCGTTGAACGCGAAGGACCGGTTGTCGAGGTTCGTGCTGCCTACCGTCGACCACACGGAGTCGATGACCATCGTCTTAGCGTGCAGGAGCGCCCCCCGGTACTCGTAGATCTCGACGCCCGTCCGCAGCATGCGACCGAACTTTCCCCGGCTCGCCTGCCGGACGAGGTTGTGGTCGATCTGGCCCGGCACCAGCACCACCACCCGCACGCCCCGCCGCACGGCCGCCCGCAGGGCGTTGGCCATCCTGTCGTCGGGCACGAAGTACGGATTGGTGATGAGGATCGAGCCCCGCGCCGACGATATGGCGAGGAGGAACATCGTGTACATCGCGAAGCTCCCGCCGGCCGGCGAGCTACGCACGACCTGCGCGTAGACGCCACCCACGGGCTCGAGCGGGCGCGGGAAGTAAGCGTCTCCGCCCAGGACCATTCCGGTCGCCTCCAGCCAGTTCTCGGCGAACGCGCCCTGCAGGTACTCGACGACCGGGCCCCGCACCCCGACGTCGGTCTCGCGCCAGCGATCCTCGATGCGGCCGTTGCCCATCCACTTCCAGCTGACGCCCGAGCCGCCGGTGAATCCGAGGCGACCATCGACCACCAGAATCCGGCGGTGGTTTCGGTGGTTGACCCGCCACAGCCCCAACGGCCCCAACGGGCGGAAGTAGGCGACGTGACAGCCGGCGGTTTGCAGAAGGTCTACGTACTCGGCGGGCATGTTCAGCGTGCCGAAGGCGTCGAGAAGGACGTTGGCGCCGACGCCGGCGCGGCAGCGCTCGGCCAGGGCCTCGGCGATCTCGCGGGCCACCGGCCCATCCTCGTAGTAGTACTGCGCGTAGGTGATCGTCTTTTGCGCCGATCGGATCGCCTGAACCAGGGCCGGGAAGATCTCGTCGCCGTTGAGCAACAGCTCCACCGAGTTGCCACCCACGATGGGCGACGAGGTGTAGGCCTCCAGCGTCGGGAAGAAGGATGGCTCCCCGAGCTTGAGCGGGGGCAGGTACAGGTGGGGATGGACCCGGGAAACGCAGCCCGTCACGGCCACGGCCAGCGCCGCGATGCCGAACGCGCTCTGGAGCCAGACCGGGAACTGCATTCTCCGTTCCACCGAACACGCTCCTAACATCTGCCTTCACGCTCGGCGAGCAGCGGCCGTCACGTGGCAGGTGTCTTGCTCGCTGTCCCCAGGATACGACGGCCATGGGAGGGGCGCACTGATGGTCCGGCTGTTCCTACCGGCGTACCAGCAGCTCGGCGTCCCCGCGCCGCGCGATCAGCTCGACCGACGCCCCGTCCCGGCCGCGGCTGATCCCCAGATCGAAGCTCGACGAGCCTACCCGCAGGTCGTGGATCTCGACCCAGCGCAGCCAGGGCGGAAGCATGGGGCCGTGGCAGGTGAGGCGCCCGCTGGCGGCGTTGGCCTCGAGCCCGATGAGCGCCGTCACCAACTGCAGCACGCTGCCGGCGGCCCAGGCCTGCGGCGCGCACGAGACGGGATAAGCGATGGGCCCGTGGTCGGCGTGGCGCGGGAAGCCACAGAAGAGCTCGGGCAGCCGCCCGTGCTCGAAGCAGCGCGCGGCGTCGACCAGGGCAGTGGCGACGGTGAGCGCGTGCTCGGCCAGCCGGTACCGTCGGAGCCCGGCGACGGCGATCGCGTTGTCATGGGGCCAGACGGAGCCGTTGTGGTAGCTCATCGGGTTGTAACGGCGCTCGCGCGCCGAGAGGGTGCGGATTCCCCAGCCCGAGAACATGTCGGGCGCGAGCAGACGCTTGGCCACGGCCCCGGCCTGGTTCTCGTCGACGACGCCCGTCCACAGGCAATGGCCCGGGTTCGAAGTGATCACCTCGCAGGGGCGCTTGTCGCCGTCGAGGGCGAGCGAGTAGAACCCCTCGTGCTCGAGCCAGAAGTCGCGGTTGAAGGCAGCGCGGAGCGCCTCGGCTCGCCGGCGCCAACGCGCCGCCTCGGTGTCGTCGCCCAGGAGCTGCGCCAGCTCCGCGGCTCCCTCGTAGGCGGCGTAGGCGTAGCCCTGGACTTCCGCGAGCGCGATCGGCGGGCGCGCCAGCGCGCCGTCCGCGTGCATCACCGCATCGCCCGAGTCCTTCCAGCCCTGGTTGCTGAGGCCCAGGCGCGAGCGCGTCGCGTACTCGAGATAGCCGTCCCCGTCGCGATCCCCGTACGTGCTCATCCAGTCGAGCGCGGCGCGGGCGGCCGGCCACAGCGCGCCGGCCAGCGCCAGATCGCCCGTCCAGCGCGCGTACTCGGCCAGCAGCACGACGAACAGCGGCGTGGCGTCGACGGAGCCGTAGTAGGGAATGAAGGGGATCTCGCGGCAGTTCGCCATCTCGCCCCGGCGATACTCGTGCAGGATCTTGCCGGGCTCCTCGTCGCGGAACGCGTCCTCGATGCGCCCCTGCCAGTGGGCGAGGAAGCGCAGCGTGCTCGCCGCCACCTCGGCATGGTAGGGGAGCATCTGCAGCGCGGTGATGAGGCTGTCGCGACCGAAGGGCGCGACGTACCAGGGAACGCCCGCGTAGGGCACGCGCCCCTGCGGAGTGTCGGTGAGCAGCATCTGGAGATCGACCAGCGAGCGTTCCAGGAGGGCATTGAATCCGTCGCTGTCGGTCGTGATGCGCGTGCCGGCGGCGGCCGGCGCCGCGGCCCCCGGGGCCGTCATCGCCGGGGGCGCTGGGGGGCCGCTGGGCCCGTCGTCGTTGGCCGCGGTGACCGTGAACCGGACGCGCAGGGTGGAGTTGGGGACCAGCGTGAGGTGATAGACGGCCCGATGGGCGGCCACCAGCATGGGCGGGGGATCGAACGCCAGCGTGGTGGTGCGGACGACGTCGTCGAGGCCGCGGTACCGCAGGCGCACGGAGCCCCTCTCGCGCTCTTCGTCGAAGAGCCGGCCCCGCTCCTCGCGATGCATGCCGCGGACCTCGAAGACGTCGCGGAAGTCGGCGTTGAAGATCAGCTCGAGCGTCACCTCGCAGGTCTCGGCGTGAAAGCTGGAGATCGTCAGGATCTGGTGCAGGCAGGCCGAGCTCAGTGCCAGGTGGCGATCGAGATAGATCGTGTTGCGCGGGATCCCGACGCCGCGGGGGCCGTCGACGTCGGCGTTGGTCAACCCCACCACGATCCGGTCGTTGCCCGGCGCGATCTCCGCGCTCAAGGGCAGCGGGCGCTCGCCGTTCAGGCGGAGCTCGAGCCACCGTAGGTGCCGCGTGCCCTCGTGATAGAAGCCCAGCTCGCCCTCGAAGTGGGCCGGGAAGTCGCCGCACCGATCGCAGACCAGGAACGACTCGCCGCGCTTGAGCACGAGCTTCTGGATCGTCGCCACCTGCGGGGAGGCTTGGATGTGAAAGTCGGCGGCGGCCGGGATGTGGTCGTCCACGGTGATCTCACCTTCGCGGGCACCCGGCTTGCATCTCGGATGCCACGACATGAAAATCGCCCAGATCGCTCCGCTCTACGAACCGGTTCCCCCGCCGCTCTACGGCGGCTCCGAGCGCGTCGTGTCCTGGCTCACCGAGGAGCTGGTGCGACGCGGCCACCAGGTCACGCTCTTCGCCAGCGGCGACTCGCGCACGGGGGCTCGGCTGGTGGCCCCCTGCTCGCGGGCGCTCCGCCTCGACCCCCGGCGCTCCGATCCGATCGCCCTGCACATGATCGAGCTGGCGGAGGCCTTCGAGCGCGCGTCGGAGTTCGATGTGCTGCACTGTCACGTCGATTACCTGGCCTTCCCGTTCGGGCGCTTCGTCGCTACGCCGCAGGTGCACACGCTGCACGGGCGGCTCGACTTCGAGCACATCGCGCGCGTGTTGGCGCGCTTTGCCGACGCGCCGCTGGTGTCGATCAGCGACCGCCAGCGCGCGCCGCTGGCCCATCTCGATCTTAACTGGATCGCGACCGTCCATCACGGGTTGCCGGTGACCGACATCCCCTTCCAGCCGAACCCGCGCGGCGACTACCTGGCCTTCCTGGGACGCATCTCCCGCGAGAAACGGCCCGATCTGGCCATCGCCATCGCCCGGCGGCTGGGCTTGCCCTTGCGGATGGCCGCCAAGGTCGATCCGGCCGACGCCCAGTACTTCGAGGAGATCCGCCCGCTGCTCGATCATCCGCTCATCGAGTTTCTCGGCGAGATCGGCGACCGCGACAAGTGGACGCTGCTCGGCGACGCCCTCTGCCTGCTGTTTCCCATCGATTGGGCCGAGCCGTTCGGCCTCACCATGATCGAGGCCCTGGCCTGCGGGACGCCCGTGGTGGCCCGTTCCTGTGGCTCCGTGCCCGAAGTGATCCGCGACGGGGAGGTCGGGAGCATCGCCGACTCCATCGAGGACCTCGTCGCCGCGATCAAGCGCATCGACGTCATCGATCGTGCGCGCTGCCGCCGCTATGTCGAGGAGCACTTCTCCGTCGGCGTGATGACCGATCGCTACGAAGCGGTGTATCGAAAACTGGTTCGGTGAGGGTGGGGGCGAAGGCCGGGACGTCGCGTCCCGGCCTTGGCGCCGGCCGGCGACTTACTTCTTGTCCTTGGTCGCCGCGCCTTCCTTGCCGGTCTCGGACCCGGGCGTCGTCCCCGACGCGCCTGGACCCGTCTTGGGCGACGCGGCCGGGCTCGACGGCTCGGCGGCGCCGGTCTTGCCCTCCATGCCGAGCTTGGCGGTCGTCTCCGCGTCCAGGCGTCCAGTCTCCTGGAGGCCCTGCGACTTCTGGAAATCCTTCAGAGCCGCCTGCGTCTTGGGCCCTATGACGCCGTCGACCGGGCCCGGATCGTGCCCCTTGTCCTTCAACGCCTGCTGCACGGCCTTGACCTGCTCGCGGTCGCCCCCGCGCGCGGCGCGGTCGCCTTTGCCGCCGCCCATCTTCTTCTCGGGCTGGGCGGCATCCGACTTCGTCTCCGGCCGGGCGGCATCCGGCTTGGTGGCGTCCGTACCGCCCGTGCCCGGTGATGCCGCGGGCGCGCCGGAGTCGCCGGGCTTGCTGGTCCCCCCCGGCATCGACTTCTCGGTTCCCGTCTTGGGCGCGGTGTCGCCACTGCCGCTGCTTTGCGCGAACGCCGTGCCGGCGAGCATGGTGCCCGCGGCCATCAGCGCGAGTACGCTCCTCCATGTCTTCATGTGCATCCTCCTTCCAAATCGTTGGACCTGTTTGCGCAGTGATTCGCTCGCGGAGGAGGGGAGCAACCGACGTGCCACCAGGGGCGGAAGCGGTCTCAGCCTACCTGGCGGCGGTCGATGGGCGACTCGGCGGCCGGGGGTGTCTCGACCCGGCCCAGGCGCGGCAGCGTCACCGGCCGCCCGTCGCGCGACGAGCGGTAGATCGCCTCCACCAGGCGCGTATCTTGTAATCCCTCGATGCCGGAGGGCTCGGGCTGGCGCTCCTCGCGGATCGCGTTCGAGAAGTAGGCGATCACGGCCGCGAACTCGTCGGTGTGCTCGAACGCGAGCTCCTGGCGTTCGCCCTGCTTGACGATGGTCACCTGGGTGGGCGCGCTGGCCTCGTAGGGGTTGGTGACGTGGATCCAGCCCTCCTCGCCCAAGATCGTGAACCGCGAGATCGGCTCCTCGCCGAAGCTGGTGTGGAAGTGGGCCAGCCGGTCGTCGGGGAAGCGGATGAGGGCCACGGCGCTCTCGTCCACGTCGCCGCCGTAGCGCCGGCTGGTGCGGGCGGTCATGGCCATCACCTGCGCCGGCTCGGAGCCGAGCAGGCTGCGCGCGGCATTGATGCATTCGACCCCGAGGTGGTAGACGGTGCCCCCGCCGAGCCGCCGCTGCAGGCGGATGCTGTCCGGGTCGTCGACGCGGGAGGTGAAGTCGGAGCTGAACGTCTTCGGGAGGCCGATGTGGCCGCTCCGCACGAGCGCGACGGCCTTGAGCACGGCCGGACGGAAGTGCAGGCGGTAGGCGATCATCAGCTTGACCCGGTTGGTCTGGCACGTGCGGATCATGCGGCGGCACTCGTCGGCGGTGACGGCCATCGGCGGCTCGCACAGCACGTGCACCCCCGCCCGCGCGGCCTCCACGGCGTAATCACAGTGCAGGGAGTTGGGCAGGGTTATGTACAGGACGTTCACATCGTCGCGCTGCAGGCACTGGCGCAGGTCGTCGTAGTGATAGGCCGCCGCGCGGAACTGCTGGGCGACGATCTGAGCCTTGGCCCGGTCGCCGGAAATCACCGCGACAAGTCGCGAATTCTCGGCCGTTCGAGCGAACGCGGGCAGGACAGAGGTGCGCGCAATGGTCCCCAGACCGATCACCGCGTACCCAATCTGCTTGGCCATTTCTAGTGCTTTCGCGTCGGATTTCAAACGTTCACAACAGGTTGGGGTGCAAGCGAGGGGCCATGTACCCGTGTGCCGGGGGGCCGTGGAGAGGACCCAATCACACCGTATCTGGGGCTCCTCGTGAGCATACGCCCCCATATCTGTGGGCTTGCGTGATACTCAACACGTGATAAGCATTGAGCTGTGGTTCTGAGCGGCGAGATCACCGAGATCGTGGGAAGCCTCGGGTCGGGGCGCACCAGCCTGCTCACGTCCTGCCTGCGCGACGCCACGCGGCGGGGCGCGATCGCCGCGCTCGTCGATACCGATCAGGCGTTCGATCCGGCGTCGGCCGCGCGGGCCGGCGTGGATCTCCGACGTCTGCTGTGGGTGCGCTGCGGCGGCCGCCGGAGCGCCGCGCTGCGCGCGGCCGATCTGCTCGTGGGCTGCCCGGGGTTCGCGTTGATCGGGCTCGATCTCGGCGAGACGCCGCCGCGCCTGCCCCTCACGCTGGCGTTTCGGTTGCGGCTGGCGGCCCGCCGCGCGGGCACGGCATTGGTGATCCTCGCCGGTCGACGCATCGCCGGCCCCGGCGCCTCCCTGGCTCTGCGAACCACCCGGCGCGCGCTCGAGTGGACCGGTCCTGGTCCCGTGCCCACGCGGCTGGCGCGCATGGGCACCACGGTGCAGGTGGTTCGTTGCCGTGGCGGACTCCGCGCGATTGCGGTGCCGGACGCGACGTGGTGGTGGACCGCGTGAGCGCCGGGAAGCGAGTCGCGTGCGTGTGGGTGCCGTTCTTCGCCGCGGCGGCCGCCGAGCGCTGCGAGTCCGCGCTCGTCGAGCGCCCGCTGGCGATCGTGCGGGGAATGCCGCCCGCCACCGGCGTGGTCGAGGCGAACGCAGCGGCGCGCGAGCGCGGCGTGGCGCCGGGCCTGACGGAGACCGAGGCCCGGGCGCGCTGTTCCGGCCTCGTGACCCGCGAGTTTTCCGAGGAGCAGGTGGCCTCCGCGCGGCACGCGCTCCTCGAGGCGGCGCTCGCCGTTTCGCCCCGTATCGAAGACGCGGGGCCCGGGCTCGTCTACGTCGACATCGCGGGGCTCGGCCGGTTGATCGGCGACGAGGCGGCCATCGGCGAGCGGCTGGTGCGCCACGCCCGGGCGGTCGGCCTGAGGGCGCGCCTCGGCATCGCGGGAAGTCGCACGGCCGCGCGGGTCACCGCCCGTCAGGCGACAGCGCGGATCGTCGCCGTTCCTGCCGGCGGTGAGCGCGGGGCTCTGGCCGCGGCGCCGCTCGCCGTCCTCGATCTGCCCGCCCAGCTCGAGACGACGCTGGCGCGCTGGGGCGTGACGACGCTGGGCGAGCTGGCGGCGTTGCCGCGCGCGGGGCTGGCCGAGCGGCTGGGGCCCGCGGGCCTGCGCGCTCACGACCTGGCGCTCGGGCGCGACACGGATCCGTTTCGTCCCTACCTCCCGCCGCCGTTCTGGGAGGAAACGCAGGGCCTGGACTGGGAGATCGACGATCTCGGCGCGCTGGTGGCCGTGCTGGGCCGGACGCTCGAACAGTTGTGCGCCCGGCTCACGGCCGCTCACGTCTGGGCGGACAGGCTCGACGTCCAGCTCCAGCTCGCCACGGGCGCGCGGCACGAGCGGACGATCGCGCTTGCGCAGCCGACGTGCGAAGTCGCGTTGATGCTCGCGCTCATCCGCTTCGAGCTGGTGGCGCATCCTCCCCCGGCGTCGGTGACGGGCGTGGTTCTGAGCGCCCGCGTGGTCCTCGGCCAGGCCGGGCAGGGAGGACTGTGGCAGCCGCCCGCGCCGAGGCAGCGCGATCTCGCCGCGCTGGTCGCGCGCCTGGCGGAGCTGGTCGGGGGCGACAATTTCGGATCGCCGGAGCTCGTCGATTCCCACCGTCCCGACGCGGTGGCGCTGATCCCGTTCTCGCCGCCCGATGAAAATGCAGACGGCCGGGGCAGCTCCGGGGGCGGGGCGGCCGTCTCAGACCCGTGGGGTTCCGTGGTCGAGGATGGCCGCCCCGCCCCCGGGACCCACTCGCAGTTGATGTTGCGGCGATTGCGGCCGGCGCCGCGAGTCGAGGTCGTGACCGATGGGGAGTGGCCCCTGCGCGTGCGACGGCGCGATGTCGCCATGCGCGTCGTCGCCGGTGCCGGCCCCTGGCGCGTCTCCGGTGAGTGGTGGGACGCCCACGGCTGGGCCCGCGACGAGTGGGACCTGCTCCTCCACGACGGCACTCTCTGCCGGCTCGCCCATGACCGTGTGACCGGCGCCTGGATGCTCGATGGAATCTACGACTGAGCGGCGCTGAGCGTGGCTCGCCGGGGTGGAGCAGGCCGCGGAGCGGTGGGGGCGGGTGGCGGGCGCTGCCGCCCCCGTTTGCCAGATGCATAGCGTGAGCCGGGCGGCGTGGAACGGGTGTGCGGGTGGCGTCGGCGAAGGTCCCCGCCGTCGGGAGTGTAGGACTCCCCGCCTGCGCGCCAGAGTATCGAGGCCTGGAGTGAGCGTGGTGAGTGACCCCGGCCGCAACGTGAGTCGCCAGCCGCGAGGACGGCGGGGGGCCGAGCCGACGACAGGCCCCGCACACCCGGTTCACTCAGCCCGGTGAGCGATGTTCGTCGAGCTGCACGCTCAATCGGCGTTTTCGTTTCTCGAGGGTACCGAGCAGCCCGAGACGCTGGTCGCCGAAGCGGCGCGCCTGGGCATGCCCACCCTGGCGCTCGTCGACCGCGACGGGCTCTATGGCGCCCCGCGCTTTTACCACGCGGCGGTGCGCGCGGGCCTGAAGCCCCTGGTCGGCAGCGAGCTGACGCTCAGCGACGGCTCGCGCCTGCCGCTCCTCGTCGAGGACCGGGAGGGCTATCAGAACCTCTGTCGCCTCATCACGCGGATGAAGCTGGCGGCTCCCAAAGGCGAGGCGGCCCTCGCGCTCGACGATCTCGAGCCGTACGCCCCGGGCCTCGTCTGCCTCACGGGGGGCGGCCGCGGCCCCCTCGCGCGGCGCCTCGCCGCCGGCGATTGGGAGGCCGCGCGCGCGTCGCTCGACCGCCTCGTCGGGATCTTCGGCCGCTCGAACTGCTTCGTCGAGGTCCAGCGCCACTTCGATCGCGAGGAGGAACGGACGCTCGAGGGGCTGGTGGGGCTGGCGCGGGCGGCGCGCGTGCCCCTCGTCGCCACCAACCAGCCGCTCTACGCGCGGCCGGGCGGCCGGGCCGTCGCCGACGTGTTCACGTGCATCCGGGAAAAGACCGATCTCGATCACGCCGGTCGCCAGCTGACGGTGAACGGCGAGCGCGGGCTGCGCGCCGAGACCGAGATGGTGCGCGCGTTCCGCGACCTTCCCGAGGCGCTCCACGCGACGGGCGAGCTGGCGCTGCGGCTCGGCTTCACGCTGAAGGACCTCGGCTACCGCTTCCCCGATTACCCGCGGCCGCCCGGCCAGTCGCCGCACCGGCACCTCGAGGAGCTGGTGGCGGGTGGCGTGAGGCAGCGGTACGGCACGGGGCCGCTGGCCGCGCGGGCGCGGCGTCAGGTCGTCCACGAGCTCAGCATCATCGGCCGGTTGGATCTCGCCGGCTACTTCCTGATCGTGTGGGATATCGTCGAGTTCTGCCGCGCGAACGGCATCCTCGTGCAGGGACGGGGCTCGGCTGCCAACAGCGCCGTCTGCTATGCGCTCGGCATCACCGCGGTCGATCCCGTCAAGATGGACCTGCTCTTCGAGCGCTTCCTCAGCGAGGCACGCGGCGAGTGGCCCGACATCGATCTGGACCTGCCGAGCGGCGAACGGCGGGAGGCGGTCATCCAGTACGTCTACCGGCGCTACGGACGCCTGGGCGCCGGCATGACGGCCAACGTGATCACGTACCGCGGGCGGAGCGCCGCGCGCGAGGTGGGCAAGGCGCTGGGGCTGCCCGCCGACATGCAGGACCGCCTGGCCTGCCTGGCTCCGAGCTGGGGCTACCAGGACCCGGACGATCTGCTGACGAAGCATCTCGCCGAGGCGGGCTG containing:
- a CDS encoding phospholipase D-like domain-containing protein; translation: MERRMQFPVWLQSAFGIAALAVAVTGCVSRVHPHLYLPPLKLGEPSFFPTLEAYTSSPIVGGNSVELLLNGDEIFPALVQAIRSAQKTITYAQYYYEDGPVAREIAEALAERCRAGVGANVLLDAFGTLNMPAEYVDLLQTAGCHVAYFRPLGPLGLWRVNHRNHRRILVVDGRLGFTGGSGVSWKWMGNGRIEDRWRETDVGVRGPVVEYLQGAFAENWLEATGMVLGGDAYFPRPLEPVGGVYAQVVRSSPAGGSFAMYTMFLLAISSARGSILITNPYFVPDDRMANALRAAVRRGVRVVVLVPGQIDHNLVRQASRGKFGRMLRTGVEIYEYRGALLHAKTMVIDSVWSTVGSTNLDNRSFAFNDELNLVAYSPAVARRLEQVFAEDLAHSRKLEYRRWSRRGIIDRFLELLTAPLRDQL
- a CDS encoding glycogen debranching N-terminal domain-containing protein; amino-acid sequence: MDDHIPAAADFHIQASPQVATIQKLVLKRGESFLVCDRCGDFPAHFEGELGFYHEGTRHLRWLELRLNGERPLPLSAEIAPGNDRIVVGLTNADVDGPRGVGIPRNTIYLDRHLALSSACLHQILTISSFHAETCEVTLELIFNADFRDVFEVRGMHREERGRLFDEERERGSVRLRYRGLDDVVRTTTLAFDPPPMLVAAHRAVYHLTLVPNSTLRVRFTVTAANDDGPSGPPAPPAMTAPGAAAPAAAGTRITTDSDGFNALLERSLVDLQMLLTDTPQGRVPYAGVPWYVAPFGRDSLITALQMLPYHAEVAASTLRFLAHWQGRIEDAFRDEEPGKILHEYRRGEMANCREIPFIPYYGSVDATPLFVVLLAEYARWTGDLALAGALWPAARAALDWMSTYGDRDGDGYLEYATRSRLGLSNQGWKDSGDAVMHADGALARPPIALAEVQGYAYAAYEGAAELAQLLGDDTEAARWRRRAEALRAAFNRDFWLEHEGFYSLALDGDKRPCEVITSNPGHCLWTGVVDENQAGAVAKRLLAPDMFSGWGIRTLSARERRYNPMSYHNGSVWPHDNAIAVAGLRRYRLAEHALTVATALVDAARCFEHGRLPELFCGFPRHADHGPIAYPVSCAPQAWAAGSVLQLVTALIGLEANAASGRLTCHGPMLPPWLRWVEIHDLRVGSSSFDLGISRGRDGASVELIARRGDAELLVRR
- a CDS encoding glycosyltransferase family 4 protein, with the protein product MKIAQIAPLYEPVPPPLYGGSERVVSWLTEELVRRGHQVTLFASGDSRTGARLVAPCSRALRLDPRRSDPIALHMIELAEAFERASEFDVLHCHVDYLAFPFGRFVATPQVHTLHGRLDFEHIARVLARFADAPLVSISDRQRAPLAHLDLNWIATVHHGLPVTDIPFQPNPRGDYLAFLGRISREKRPDLAIAIARRLGLPLRMAAKVDPADAQYFEEIRPLLDHPLIEFLGEIGDRDKWTLLGDALCLLFPIDWAEPFGLTMIEALACGTPVVARSCGSVPEVIRDGEVGSIADSIEDLVAAIKRIDVIDRARCRRYVEEHFSVGVMTDRYEAVYRKLVR
- a CDS encoding peptidoglycan-binding domain-containing protein, translated to MKTWRSVLALMAAGTMLAGTAFAQSSGSGDTAPKTGTEKSMPGGTSKPGDSGAPAASPGTGGTDATKPDAARPETKSDAAQPEKKMGGGKGDRAARGGDREQVKAVQQALKDKGHDPGPVDGVIGPKTQAALKDFQKSQGLQETGRLDAETTAKLGMEGKTGAAEPSSPAASPKTGPGASGTTPGSETGKEGAATKDKK
- a CDS encoding Gfo/Idh/MocA family oxidoreductase — its product is MAKQIGYAVIGLGTIARTSVLPAFARTAENSRLVAVISGDRAKAQIVAQQFRAAAYHYDDLRQCLQRDDVNVLYITLPNSLHCDYAVEAARAGVHVLCEPPMAVTADECRRMIRTCQTNRVKLMIAYRLHFRPAVLKAVALVRSGHIGLPKTFSSDFTSRVDDPDSIRLQRRLGGGTVYHLGVECINAARSLLGSEPAQVMAMTARTSRRYGGDVDESAVALIRFPDDRLAHFHTSFGEEPISRFTILGEEGWIHVTNPYEASAPTQVTIVKQGERQELAFEHTDEFAAVIAYFSNAIREERQPEPSGIEGLQDTRLVEAIYRSSRDGRPVTLPRLGRVETPPAAESPIDRRQVG
- a CDS encoding DNA polymerase Y family protein; its protein translation is MSAGKRVACVWVPFFAAAAAERCESALVERPLAIVRGMPPATGVVEANAAARERGVAPGLTETEARARCSGLVTREFSEEQVASARHALLEAALAVSPRIEDAGPGLVYVDIAGLGRLIGDEAAIGERLVRHARAVGLRARLGIAGSRTAARVTARQATARIVAVPAGGERGALAAAPLAVLDLPAQLETTLARWGVTTLGELAALPRAGLAERLGPAGLRAHDLALGRDTDPFRPYLPPPFWEETQGLDWEIDDLGALVAVLGRTLEQLCARLTAAHVWADRLDVQLQLATGARHERTIALAQPTCEVALMLALIRFELVAHPPPASVTGVVLSARVVLGQAGQGGLWQPPAPRQRDLAALVARLAELVGGDNFGSPELVDSHRPDAVALIPFSPPDENADGRGSSGGGAAVSDPWGSVVEDGRPAPGTHSQLMLRRLRPAPRVEVVTDGEWPLRVRRRDVAMRVVAGAGPWRVSGEWWDAHGWARDEWDLLLHDGTLCRLAHDRVTGAWMLDGIYD